The following are encoded together in the Chaetodon auriga isolate fChaAug3 chromosome 6, fChaAug3.hap1, whole genome shotgun sequence genome:
- the LOC143321882 gene encoding cocaine esterase-like, producing MKFRAGQTFFLLTSVLFLCVAADPHAPEVHTKLGSLRGAYVSVKGKETGVHAYLGIPFAKPPIGPALRLAAPQPVEGWEGMRDATQQPPMCVQNKQLFYDLLDQLGMLLADVPDISEDCLYLNIFTPANRAPNAKLPVMVWIHGGGFTFWSASMYDGSALAAYQDVVVVLIQYRLGLLGFLSTGDEHLSGNFGLLDQIQALRWTQEHIHNFGGDPDLVTIFGESAGGVSISLLLLSPLSHGLVHRAIAESGTAAMDVLAANNPLPVTQMIANVSGCSLESTEKMADCIKNLDISAIVTIAQNEQVRYPINVDGHFLRKPVDELLHKHELLTVPFMTGVNDHEGSWLLANLFAPPNWTEGMDREQFMNVISIFFPDPKHAIIRDLILDEYVGTGEDHVKNRDGFTEVLGDMMATIPAIKAANAHRDAGASVYLYEYLHPPKFLQAKRPSFVRSDHTDEIVTVFGLCFTTTHVKLPEGACSEEEEQLSKTMMRYWGNFARTGSPNGKGLVHWPKYGAEEGYLEIGAKDQAAGQHLKKDQFVFFTQTLPEKIRQLSEKEHSEL from the exons ATGAAGTTCCGTGCAGGGCAAACCTTTTTCTTATTgacatctgttttatttctttgtgttgctgcagaccCACATG CGCCTGAAGTCCACACAAAGCTCGGCAGCCTGAGAGGTGCATATGTGAGTGTGAAGGGGAAGGAGACTGGGGTCCATGCCTACCTGGGTATCCCATTTGCCAAGCCACCCATAGGCCCTGCTCTGAGACTGGCTGCACCTCAACCAGTGGAGGGATGGGAAGGAATGAGGGACGCCACCCAGCAGCCACCCAT gtgtgttcagaaTAAACAGCTTTTTTACGATCTACTCGATCAACTGGGTATGCTGTTGGCAGATGTCCCAGACATTTCGGAAGACTGTCTTTACCTCAACATTTTCACTCCTGCAAACAGAGCTCCCAATGCCAAGCTCCCA GTCATGGTCTGGATCCATGGTGGAGGGTTTACTTTTTGGTCAGCTTCAATGTATGACGGCTCTGCCCTGGCTGCATACCAGGATGTGGTTGTTGTTCTCATCCAGTACCGCTTGGGACTTCTGGGCTTTCTCAG CACTGGAGATGAGCACTTGTCAGGGAACTTTGGTCTGCTGGACCAGATCCAAGCGTTGAGGTGGACCCAAGAGCACATTCACAACTTTGGAGGAGACCCTGATTTAGTCACTATATTTGGGGAGTCTGCTGGTGGAGTGAGCATATCCCTCCTA CTTCTCTCACCACTGTCTCATGGCCTGGTCCACCGTGCCATTGCTGAGAGTGGCACTGCTGCAATGGACGTCCTTGCAGCAAATAATCCTCTGCCAGTGACTCAG ATGATAGCAAATGTATCTGGCTGTAGCCTCGAAAGCACAGAGAAGATGGCTGACTGCATCAAAAACCTTGATATCAGTGCTATTGTGACTATTGCACAG AATGAACAAGTGAGATATCCCATAAATGTTGATGGACACTTCCTGAGAAAACCTGTGGATGAGCTGCTCCATAAACATGAACTTCTCACTGTGCCGTTCATGACTGGTGTTAATGATCATGAAGGGAGCTGGTTACTTGCTAAT CTCTTTGCTCCTCCAAACTGGACAGAGGGAATGGATCGGGAGCAGTTCATGAACGTGATTTCCATCTTCTTCCCTGAT CCCAAACATGCAATCATACGTGATTTGATATTGGATGAATATGTTGGAACTGGTGAAGATCATGTGAAAAATAGAGATGGGTTCACTGAGGTGTTGGGAGATATGATGGCTACCATTCCAGCCATCAAGGCTGCCAATGCCCACAGAG ATGCAGGCGCCTCCGTGTACCTGTACGAGTACCTCCATCCTCCCAAATTCCTGCAGGCAAAACGGCCAAGCTTTGTTAGGAGTGACCATACAGATGAAATCGTCACAGTATTCGGATTGTGCTTTACAACTACTCATGTCAAATTACCAG AAGGTGCAtgctctgaagaggaggagcagttgAGCAAAACCATGATGAGATACTGGGGCAACTTTGCTCGCACAGG gtctcCTAATGGGAAAGGTCTTGTCCATTGGCCAAAGTATGGAGCAGAAGAAGGCTACTTGGAAATTGGTGCAAAGGATCAGGCAGCAGGTCAGCACTTGAAGAAGGACCAGTTTGTCTTCTTCACTCAGACCCTCCCGGAGAAGATCCGACAACTTAGTGAGAAGGAACACAGCGAGCTGTAG
- the LOC143321880 gene encoding fatty acyl-CoA hydrolase precursor, medium chain-like, whose protein sequence is MKFRAGQTFFLLTSVLFLCVAADPHAPEVHTKLGSLRGAYVNVKGKETGVHAYLGIPFAKPPIGPALRLAAPQPVEGWEGMRDATQQPPMCVQNKQLFYDLLDQMGMLLADVPDISEDCLYLNIYTPANRAPNAKLPVMVWIHGGGFTFWSASMFDGSALAAYQDVVVVLIQYRLGLLGFLSTGDEHLSGNFGLLDQIQALRWTQEHIHNFGGDPDLVTIFGESAGGVSVSLLLLSPLSHGLVHRAIAESGTAAVDLLVDPLPVTQMIANVSGCSLESTEKMADCIKNLDISAIITIAQDEKVRYPINVDGHFLRKPVDELFHKHELLTVPFMTGVNDHEWGWLLANLFAPPNWTEGMDREQLMNVISIFFPDLKHAIIPDLILDEYVGTGEDRVKNRDGFTEVLGDLMFTIPAIKAANAHRDAGASVYLYEYLHPPKFLQAKRPSFVRSDHADEIFTVFGLCFTTIHAKLPEGACSEEEEQLSKTMMRYWGNFARTGSPNGKGLVHWPKYGAEEGYLEIGAKDQAAGQHLKKDQFVFFTQTLPEKIRQLSEKEHSEL, encoded by the exons ATGAAGTTCCGTGCAGGGCAAACTTTTTTCTTATTgacatctgttttatttctttgtgttgctgcagaccCACATG CGCCTGAAGTCCACACAAAGCTCGGCAGCCTGAGAGGTGCATATGTGAATGTAAAGGGGAAGGAGACTGGGGTCCATGCCTACCTGGGTATCCCATTTGCCAAGCCACCCATAGGCCCTGCTCTGAGACTGGCTGCACCTCAACCAGTGGAGGGATGGGAAGGAATGAGGGACGCCACCCAGCAGCCACCCAT GTGTGTTCAGAATAAACAGCTTTTTTATGATCTACTCGATCAAATGGGTATGCTGTTGGCAGATGTCCCAGACATTTCGGAAGACTGTCTTTACCTCAACATTTACACTCCTGCAAACAGAGCTCCCAATGCCAAGCTCCCA GTCATGGTCTGGATCCATGGTGGAGGGTTTACTTTTTGGTCAGCTTCAATGTTTGACGGCTCTGCCCTGGCTGCATACCAGGATGTGGTTGTTGTTCTCATCCAGTACCGCTTAGGACTTCTGGGCTTTCTCAG CACTGGAGACGAGCACTTGTCGGGGAACTTTGGTCTGCTAGACCAGATCCAAGCGTTGAGGTGGACCCAAGAGCACATTCACAACTTTGGAGGAGACCCTGATTTAGTCACTATATTTGGGGAGTCTGCTGGTGGAGTGAGCGTATCCCTCCTA CTTCTCTCACCACTGTCTCATGGCCTGGTCCACCGTGCCATTGCTGAGAGTGGCACTGCTGCAGTGGATTTACTCGTTGATCCTCTGCCAGTAACTCAG ATGATAGCAAATGTATCTGGCTGTAGCCTCGAAAGCACAGAGAAGATGGCTGATTGCATCAAAAACCTTGATATTAGTGCTATTATCACTATTGCACAG GATGAAAAAGTGAGATATCCCATAAATGTTGATGGACACTTCCTGAGAAAACCTGTGGATGAGCTGTTCCATAAACATGAACTTCTCACTGTGCCGTTCATGACTGGTGTTAATGATCATGAATGGGGCTGGTTACTTGCTAAT CTCTTTGCTCCTCCAAACTGGACAGAGGGAATGGATCGGGAGCAGCTCATGAACGTGATTTCCATCTTTTTCCCTGAT CTCAAACATGCAATCATACCTGATTTGATATTGGATGAATATGTTGGAACTGGTGAAGATCGTGTGAAAAACAGAGATGGGTTCACTGAGGTGTTGGGAGATTTGATGTTCACCATTCCAGCCATCAAGGCTGCCAATGCCCACAGAG ATGCAGGCGCCTCCGTGTACCTGTACGAGTACCTCCATCCTCCCAAATTCCTGCAGGCAAAACGGCCAAGCTTTGTTAGGAGTGACCATGCAGATGAAATCTTCACAGTATTCGGATTGTGCTTCACAACTATTCATGCCAAATTACCAG AAGGTGCAtgctctgaagaggaggagcagttgAGCAAAACCATGATGAGATACTGGGGCAACTTTGCTCGCACAGG gtctcCTAATGGGAAAGGTCTTGTCCATTGGCCAAAGTATGGAGCAGAAGAAGGCTACTTGGAAATTGGTGCAAAGGATCAGGCAGCAGGTCAGCACTTGAAGAAGGACCAGTTTGTCTTCTTCACTCAGACCCTCCCAGAGAAGATCCGACAACTTAGTGAGAAGGAACACAGCGAGCTGTAG
- the LOC143321883 gene encoding cocaine esterase-like has protein sequence MKFCAGQNFFLLTSVLFRCVAAEPHAPEVHTKLGSLRGAYVSVKGKETGVHAYLGIPFAKPPIGPALRLAAPQPVEGWEGMRDATQQPPMCVQNKQLFYDLLDQMGMLLADVPDISEDCLYLNIYTPANRAPNAKLPVMVWIHGGGFTFWSASMYDGSALAAYQDVVVVLIQYRLGLLGFLSTGDEHLSGNFGLLDQIQALRWIQEHIHNFGGDPDLVTIFGESAGGISASLLLLSPLSHGLVHRAIAESGTAAMDVLVANDPLPVTQIIANVSGCSLESTEKMADCIKNLDISAIVTIAQNEKVGYPINVDGHFLRKPVDELFHKHELLTVPFMTGVNDHEWGWFLAHIFAPPNWTEGMDREQFMNVISIFFPDPKHAIIRDLILDEYVGTGEDRVKNRDGFTEVLGDMMATIPAIKAANAHRDAGASVYLYEYLHPPKFLQAKRPSFVRSDHTDEIVTVLGLCFTTTHVKLPEGACSEEEEQLSKTMMRYWGNFARTGSPNGKGLVHWPKYGAEEGYLEIGAKDQAAGQHLKKDQFVFFTQTLPEKIRQLSEKEHSEL, from the exons ATGAAGTTCTGTGCAGGGCAAAATTTTTTCTTATTGACATCTGTTTTATTTCGATGTGTTGCTGCAGAACCACATG CGCCTGAAGTCCACACAAAGCTTGGCAGCCTGAGAGGTGCATATGTGAGTGTGAAAGGGAAGGAGACCGGGGTCCATGCCTACCTGGGTATCCCATTTGCCAAGCCACCCATAGGCCCTGCTCTGAGACTGGCCGCACCTCAACCAGTGGAGGGATGGGAAGGAATGAGGGACGCCACCCAGCAGCCACCCAT gtgtgttcagaaTAAACAGCTTTTTTACGATCTACTCGATCAAATGGGTATGCTGTTGGCAGATGTCCCAGACATTTCGGAAGACTGTCTTTATCTCAACATTTACACTCCTGCAAACAGAGCTCCCAATGCCAAGCTCCCA GTCATGGTCTGGATCCATGGTGGAGGGTTTACTTTTTGGTCAGCTTCAATGTATGACGGCTCCGCCCTGGCTGCATACCAGGATGTGGTTGTTGTTCTCATCCAGTACCGCTTGGGACTTCTGGGCTTTCTCAG CACTGGAGACGAGCACTTGTCAGGGAACTTTGGTCTGCTGGACCAGATCCAAGCGTTGAGGTGGATCCAAGAGCACATTCACAACTTTGGAGGAGACCCTGATTTAGTCACTATTTTTGGGGAGTCTGCTGGTGGAATTAGTGCATCCCTCCTA CTTCTCTCACCACTGTCTCATGGCCTGGTCCACCGTGCCATTGCTGAGAGTGGCACTGCTGCAATGGACGTCCTTGTAGCAAATGATCCTCTGCCAGTGACTCAG ATAATAGCAAATGTATCTGGCTGTAGCCTCGAAAGCACAGAGAAGATGGCTGATTGCATCAAAAACCTTGATATCAGTGCTATTGTGACTATTGCACAG AATGAAAAAGTGGGATATCCCATAAATGTTGATGGACACTTCCTGAGAAAACCTGTGGATGAGCTGTTCCATAAACATGAACTTCTCACTGTGCCGTTCATGACTGGTGTTAATGATCATGAATGGGGCTGGTTTCTTGCTCAT ATCTTTGCTCCTCCAAACTGGACAGAGGGAATGGATCGGGAGCAGTTCATGAACGTGATTTCCATCTTCTTCCCTGAT CCCAAACATGCAATCATACGTGATTTGATATTGGATGAATATGTTGGAACTGGTGAAGATCGTGTGAAAAACAGAGATGGGTTCACTGAGGTGTTGGGAGATATGATGGCTACCATTCCAGCCATCAAGGCTGCCAATGCCCACAGAG ATGCAGGTGCCTCCGTGTACCTGTACGAGTACCTCCATCCTCCCAAATTCCTGCAGGCAAAACGGCCAAGCTTTGTTAGGAGTGACCATACAGATGAAATCGTCACAGTACTCGGATTGTGCTTCACAACTACTCATGTCAAATTACCAG AAGGTGCAtgctctgaagaggaggagcagttgAGCAAAACCATGATGAGATACTGGGGCAACTTTGCTCGCACAGG gtctcCTAATGGGAAAGGTCTTGTCCATTGGCCAAAGTATGGAGCAGAAGAAGGCTACTTGGAAATTGGTGCAAAGGATCAGGCAGCAGGTCAGCACTTGAAGAAGGACCAGTTTGTCTTCTTCACTCAGACCCTCCCGGAGAAGATCCGACAACTTAGTGAGAAGGAACACAGCGAGCTGTAG
- the fbxo31 gene encoding F-box only protein 31, protein MAVCARLCGVGQSRRCRRRQRQNQQDQGSDSDMDEEEEERIVGQRQGDVGGGGPESGVATAGPSDACEYGSGHVNRRGCGEPSHTGPPHPQSLADLPPELLVEIFSLLPGTALPNVALVCKKFKQILSTETIWRRRCIEEFGMKDDLRKMEVGGVSSQDLYVKLLHPYRHILGLWQPDIGPYGGLLNVVVDGLFIIGWMYLPPHDPRVEDPMRRRPLFRIHMWESKKATVECMYGHKGPHKGDIQTVKKDEFSTKCNQTDHHRMPGGRQEEFRTWLEEEWGRTLEEIFHEHMQELILMKFIYTSQYDNCLTYRRIYLPPPMPTDLLQPGLFKGTYGSHGLEIVMLSFHETSARATKLTGDPNVPAGQLTLDVDLSRPVVLPDLEQQRNIEELSRLVLGIQEEVQREAEEQAKGTSATVRGAAKGACGSSSAAEGMEADHGASSDSCLPGPSSTTTSPPEAQPFILPLEVTARNEVYPRTCRECFYGTGLIAGHGFTSPERTPGLFVLFDQDRFGFIWLELKSFSLYSRLTDHLAHAHAPNMERFEAMLRNMQSWTS, encoded by the exons ATGGCTGTTTGTGCCAGGCTCTGCGGAGTGGGTCAGTCGCGGAGGTGCAGGAGGCGACAGCGGCAGAACCAGCAGGATCAGGGGAGCGATTCCGACatggacgaggaggaagaggaacggATCGTGGGCCAGCGGCAAGGCGACGTCGGCGGCGGAGGCCCGGAGAGCGGCGTCGCCACTGCAGGGCCGAGTGACGCTTGTGAATATGGCAGCGGTCATGTCAACAGAAGAGGCTGCGGAGAGCCCTCACACACGGGACCCCCGCACCCTCAGTCATTAGCGGATTTACCGCCGGAGCTGCTGGTGGAAATCTTCTCGCTGCTTCCCGGAACAGCACTGCCAAATGTCGCCCTCGTCTGCAAGAAATTCAAACAGATCCTGAGCACTGAAACCATCTGGAGAAGGCGGTGCATTGAAG AGTTTGGAATGAAGGATGATCTGAGGAAAATGGAAGTGGGAGGAGTATCCAGCCAGGACCTCTATGTTAAAC TGCTTCACCCGTACAGACATATCTTGGGCTTGTGGCAGCCTGACATAGGGCCTTATGGTGGATTGCTCAACGTTGTA GTGGATGGACTTTTCATCATTGGCTGGATGTATTTGCCACCTCACGACCCCCGTGTGGAGGATCCCATGAGACGACGGCCGCTCTTCCGTATCCACATGTGGGAGAGCAAAAAGGCCACCGTGGAGTGCATGTATGGACACAAGGGTCCCCACAAAGGAGACATACAG ACTGTGAAGAAGGATGAATTTTCAACAAAATGTAACCAGACCGATCATCACCGCATGCCTGggggcagacaggaa gagttCAGGACGTGGTTGGAGGAAGAATGGGGCCGTACACTGGAAGAAATCTTCCATGAACACATGCAGGAGCTCATCCTGATGAAGTTCATTTACACAAGTCAATACGA TAACTGCTTGACGTACCGGAGGATCTACCTGCCTCCTCCGATGCCCACTGACCTGCTGCAGCCGGGCCTCTTCAAAGGCACTTATGGCAGTCACGGCTTGGAAATAGTCATGCTCAGTTTCCACGAGACGTCTGCGAGAGCCACCAAGCTCACT GGGGACCCCAATGTTCCTGCAGGGCAGCTCACTTTGGATGTCGACCTGAGCCGACCTGTGGTCCTCCCAGACTTGGAACAACAGCGCAACATAGAGGAGCTGTCCCGGCTGGTACTGGGCATACAAGAAGAAgtacagagagaagcagaagaacAGGCCAAGGGCACTTCTGCCACAGTCAGAGGTGCAGCAAAGGGGGCCTGTGGTAGTTCCAGTGCAGCGGAAGGGATGGAGGCAGACCACGGTGCCTCTTCAGACAGCTGCCTGCCTGGccccagcagcaccaccaccagtCCTCCTGAAGCCCAGCCCTTCATCCTGCCCCTGGAGGTTACGGCTCGGAACGAGGTGTACCCTCGCACCTGCAGGGAATG CTTCTATGGGACAGGCCTGATCGCTGGGCACGGCTTCACAAGTCCAGAGCGCACCCCGGggctctttgtgctgtttgatcAGGACCGTTTTGGTTTCATCTGGCTGGAGTTGAAGTCTTTCAGTCTGTACAGTCGCCTGACGGACCACCTAGCCCACGCTCATGCCCCAAACATGGAGCGATTTGAGGCCATGCTGCGCAACATGCAGTCCTGGACATCCTGA